A section of the Geminocystis sp. M7585_C2015_104 genome encodes:
- a CDS encoding thioredoxin family protein — translation MTPVNQKNFNQQVLQSSKIVLVNFWAPWCGLCLMLNPILAQIESRWREELKVVSINADENLQLANRHRLRNLPTLILYNRGEIIHRFEGFHSREDLYQTVDQIVSSLVLESA, via the coding sequence ATGACTCCCGTTAATCAAAAGAATTTTAATCAACAGGTTTTACAGTCTTCCAAAATTGTTTTAGTAAATTTTTGGGCTCCTTGGTGTGGTTTATGTCTTATGCTAAACCCCATTTTGGCTCAAATAGAATCTCGCTGGCGAGAAGAATTAAAGGTTGTTAGCATAAATGCGGACGAAAATTTACAACTTGCCAACCGTCACCGTCTTAGGAATTTACCCACACTAATTTTATACAACCGTGGGGAGATAATTCATCGTTTCGAGGGCTTTCACAGTCGTGAAGATTTATACCAAACTGTCGACCAAATCGTTTCTAGTTTGGTTCTTGAATCCGCCTGA
- the coaD gene encoding pantetheine-phosphate adenylyltransferase, whose protein sequence is MIAIYPGSFDPITLGHLDLIKRSSTLFEKVIVAVLRNPDKQPLFSVEERLNQIRECTKEIPNVEVDSFQGLTVEYARKRKARVLLRGLRVMSDFEHELQMAHINKTLESSIETVFLATNTELSFISSSVVKEIARFGGDIDHLVPPNIASEIYKKLGKKTQ, encoded by the coding sequence ATGATTGCGATATATCCTGGCAGTTTTGATCCCATTACCTTGGGGCATTTGGACTTAATTAAACGTAGTAGTACCCTCTTTGAAAAGGTCATCGTGGCTGTGTTGAGAAACCCCGACAAACAGCCCCTTTTTTCCGTGGAGGAAAGGTTAAATCAAATCAGAGAATGTACAAAGGAGATTCCCAATGTGGAGGTGGATAGTTTCCAGGGTTTAACCGTGGAGTATGCTAGGAAAAGAAAAGCCAGAGTTTTACTGAGAGGCTTAAGGGTAATGTCGGATTTTGAGCACGAATTACAAATGGCCCATATCAACAAAACCCTTGAAAGTTCAATAGAAACCGTTTTTTTAGCCACCAATACCGAGTTGAGCTTTATCAGTAGTAGCGTGGTAAAAGAAATAGCCAGATTTGGGGGAGACATTGACCATCTTGTTCCCCCAAATATAGCATCAGAAATATACAAAAAACTGGGGAAAAAGACCCAGTGA
- the hslO gene encoding Hsp33 family molecular chaperone HslO, which yields MADHLIRATAADGGIRAVGVITTKAVQEAKERHQLSYVATAALGRAMSSGLLLVSNMKKEGSRVNIKIKGSGPLGGLLVDARLDGTVRGYVGNPRVELPPNEEGKLDVGAAVGRQGYLYVVRDMGYGYPYSSTVQLVSGEIGEDIAHYLATSEQTPSALMVGVFADKKGVTVSGGLLLQILPKAAEEPQLAETLESRISQLGSFTSLLRQGKTLTDIFEDLLGDLGLYIFPEIQMVRFHCNCSLERVLGALKMLGIDELEDMIVKDGGAEATCQFCGKTYWANVEHLHGLIEELKAENY from the coding sequence ATGGCAGATCACCTAATCCGGGCAACAGCGGCGGATGGCGGCATTCGAGCTGTAGGAGTCATAACGACAAAAGCTGTACAAGAAGCTAAAGAAAGACACCAACTGTCCTATGTGGCCACAGCAGCTTTGGGAAGGGCAATGTCTTCAGGCTTATTGTTGGTGTCCAACATGAAAAAGGAGGGTTCTCGTGTTAACATAAAAATAAAAGGGAGTGGCCCCCTTGGGGGTTTACTGGTGGACGCCCGTTTAGATGGCACGGTGAGAGGCTATGTGGGCAACCCCAGGGTAGAACTGCCTCCCAATGAGGAGGGAAAGTTGGATGTTGGTGCGGCGGTAGGCAGACAGGGGTACTTGTATGTGGTTAGAGACATGGGCTACGGTTATCCTTATTCTAGCACGGTTCAATTGGTATCTGGGGAGATAGGGGAGGATATTGCTCATTATCTAGCCACCTCTGAACAAACGCCCTCTGCCCTGATGGTGGGGGTGTTTGCCGATAAGAAGGGGGTAACTGTTTCTGGTGGCCTTCTATTACAGATTCTACCAAAAGCCGCAGAAGAACCCCAACTAGCAGAAACTCTCGAATCCCGTATTAGCCAATTGGGTAGTTTTACCTCTTTGTTGCGACAAGGGAAAACCCTGACAGATATTTTTGAGGATTTACTGGGAGATTTAGGTTTATATATTTTCCCAGAAATCCAGATGGTGCGTTTCCATTGTAACTGTTCCCTTGAACGAGTTCTAGGGGCTTTAAAAATGTTGGGGATAGATGAGTTGGAGGATATGATTGTCAAAGATGGTGGCGCGGAGGCTACCTGTCAATTTTGTGGCAAAACCTATTGGGCTAATGTGGAGCATTTACACGGTTTGATAGAGGAGCTGAAGGCAGAAAACTACTAA
- a CDS encoding LysR family transcriptional regulator, whose amino-acid sequence MSEIPFSLDQLRILKAIAEEGSFKKAADSLFVSQPAISLQIQNLEKQLAVPLFDRGGRKAQLTEAGSLLLAYGEKIITLCQETCRALEDLQNLQGGTLIVGASQTTGTYLLPRMIGLFHQKYPYVSVQLQVHSTRRTSWAVANGQVDLAIIGGEVPSELQDVLQIIPYAEDELALILPPNHPLAEKETISKEDLYNLQYITLDSQSTIRKVIDQILSRCQINTNELKVGMELNSIEAIKNAVQSGLGAAFVSITAIEKELKMGILRRVHIQDVEIKRILSVIVNSNRYRSKAAEAFIKEILPQFASERFLPELEKLSKNNKQFLDKQVEIKDN is encoded by the coding sequence ATGTCAGAAATTCCTTTCTCTCTAGATCAACTCAGGATTTTAAAGGCTATCGCCGAGGAAGGCAGTTTCAAGAAGGCGGCTGACAGTCTATTTGTTTCCCAACCTGCCATTAGCCTACAGATACAAAATTTAGAAAAACAACTGGCTGTGCCCCTTTTTGACAGAGGAGGGAGGAAGGCCCAATTAACCGAAGCCGGCAGTCTTCTCTTGGCATATGGTGAGAAAATCATCACCCTGTGTCAGGAGACTTGTCGCGCCTTAGAAGACTTACAGAATCTCCAGGGTGGCACTCTCATAGTGGGTGCATCCCAGACTACCGGCACCTATCTTCTCCCACGCATGATTGGCCTTTTCCATCAGAAATATCCCTATGTTTCAGTACAACTACAAGTCCATTCCACCCGTCGCACCTCTTGGGCGGTGGCTAATGGGCAGGTAGACTTGGCCATTATTGGGGGTGAAGTGCCTTCCGAACTCCAAGATGTATTGCAGATAATTCCCTATGCAGAAGACGAGTTGGCCTTGATTTTACCCCCTAATCACCCCCTAGCAGAGAAGGAAACCATCTCCAAGGAGGATTTGTATAATCTGCAGTACATCACCTTGGACTCTCAGTCTACCATTAGAAAGGTGATCGATCAAATCCTCAGTCGTTGTCAAATCAACACCAATGAGTTAAAAGTGGGGATGGAGTTAAATTCCATCGAGGCCATCAAAAATGCCGTACAATCCGGCTTAGGTGCTGCCTTTGTTTCCATCACCGCCATCGAAAAAGAGTTAAAAATGGGAATACTTCGTCGTGTCCACATTCAAGATGTAGAAATTAAGAGAATTCTCTCGGTTATTGTCAATTCCAACCGTTATCGCTCTAAGGCTGCCGAGGCATTTATTAAGGAGATTTTGCCTCAATTTGCCAGTGAGCGATTTTTACCCGAATTAGAAAAACTTTCCAAGAATAACAAGCAGTTTCTAGATAAACAAGTAGAAATCAAGGACAACTAA
- a CDS encoding cytochrome c biogenesis protein: MAIFRLLSRRFVTVIADLRLAILLLLLIAVFSITGTIIEQNQPLDFYRQSYPEKPALFGFLTWKLLIFLGLDHVYTTWWYLTLLFLFGTSLTACTFKRQLPALKAARMWQYYDNPRQFNKLAFSFQLRGVSLREVESVLRQNGYRIYRNDHCIYAQKGLVGRIGPIVVHLGIIIILMGAMWGAFTGFLAQEIIASGQTFTINNLLYVGRFANLDKAKSFQVKVNKFWIDYRPDGSVDQFYSRLSIITKDGSVLPEKTIYVNHPLRYNGITFYQTSWTIAGVKFQLNNSPILQLPMAELTTENGGKIWGTWIPTSPDLSKGISLIVRDLQGTVFLYGMDGSLLQVTRLNTPTRVDGITLKIVDIIGATGLQIKSDPGVPIVYLGFAILMAGVVMSYVSFSQIWGFHQDDIVYFGGKTNRAQVAFEIEINKIVGDLSVGRMATLSVENI; the protein is encoded by the coding sequence ATGGCCATTTTTAGGTTATTATCTCGCCGTTTTGTTACTGTAATTGCCGATTTGCGTCTGGCAATATTGTTGTTGTTGTTGATAGCAGTTTTTAGCATAACTGGCACTATAATTGAGCAAAATCAGCCCCTAGATTTCTACCGGCAAAGTTACCCAGAAAAACCGGCACTTTTTGGTTTTCTCACCTGGAAATTGTTGATATTTTTAGGATTGGATCATGTCTATACCACCTGGTGGTATTTGACCCTTTTGTTTCTGTTTGGTACAAGTTTAACTGCCTGTACTTTTAAAAGACAATTACCAGCATTAAAAGCTGCTAGAATGTGGCAATATTATGACAACCCCCGACAGTTTAATAAACTGGCATTTTCCTTTCAGCTACGGGGCGTTTCTTTGAGAGAAGTGGAATCTGTACTCCGCCAAAATGGCTATAGGATTTACAGAAATGACCATTGTATCTATGCCCAAAAAGGACTAGTAGGTAGGATTGGCCCTATCGTGGTACATCTGGGCATTATCATTATCCTAATGGGGGCAATGTGGGGGGCATTCACCGGTTTTTTGGCACAAGAAATAATTGCAAGTGGCCAGACTTTTACTATCAATAACTTACTTTATGTCGGCCGATTTGCCAATCTTGACAAAGCCAAGTCTTTCCAGGTAAAAGTAAACAAGTTTTGGATTGACTATAGGCCTGATGGCAGTGTTGACCAATTCTACTCTCGACTCTCTATTATCACTAAAGATGGAAGTGTTTTGCCTGAAAAAACTATCTACGTCAACCACCCACTTCGCTATAATGGCATCACATTTTATCAAACCAGTTGGACTATTGCTGGGGTAAAATTTCAGCTCAACAACAGTCCCATTCTACAACTGCCTATGGCAGAATTGACAACAGAAAATGGTGGTAAAATTTGGGGCACTTGGATTCCTACCTCCCCAGACTTGAGTAAGGGAATTTCCCTCATTGTTAGAGACTTACAGGGCACAGTATTTCTTTATGGAATGGATGGCAGTTTACTCCAAGTAACTCGTTTAAATACCCCTACACGGGTAGATGGTATCACCCTCAAAATAGTAGATATAATTGGGGCTACAGGCCTACAAATTAAGTCGGATCCTGGAGTGCCAATTGTTTATCTCGGGTTTGCAATTCTGATGGCAGGTGTGGTGATGAGTTATGTATCCTTTTCACAAATATGGGGTTTTCACCAGGATGATATTGTTTATTTTGGAGGAAAAACTAACAGGGCTCAAGTAGCTTTCGAAATAGAAATCAACAAGATAGTTGGGGATTTATCTGTTGGCAGAATGGCTACACTTTCTGTGGAGAATATATAG
- a CDS encoding AAA family ATPase, producing the protein MTEFGKEFSLLLRACYPLIYIPSYEEERVEKAIAAVAQELGNRQVYTWDFVDGYQDNPNNANFARRNPLQALEFVEKVKGGGVFILRDFHRFLEDISISRKLRNLSRLLKSQPKNIVVIAPEVNIPTELQEAFTVVEFALPTPEEIKAEIIRLTAAIGQSVNEQFLAELVRSAQGLSMERIRRVLTKAIAQNGEILPEDVELILEEKKQSIRQTQILDYYHTKEQISDIGGLDNLKEWLLRRGGAFSEAARAYGLPYPRGLLLVGIQGTGKSLTAKAIAHHWHLPLLRLDVGRLFGGLVGESESRTRQMIQIAEALSPCVLWIDEIDKGFAGVEGKGDSGTAARVFGTFITWLAEKQSPVFVVATANNVENLPPEILRKGRFDEIFFVGLPTQAEREAIFTVHLNRLRPHSIHNYDIKRLAYETPEFSGAEIEQTIIEAMHLAFSQNRDFTTEDILTAASEIVPLARTARQQIESLQRWAAEGKVRLASRRST; encoded by the coding sequence ATGACTGAGTTTGGTAAGGAATTCTCCTTGTTGTTGAGGGCCTGTTATCCTCTGATTTATATTCCCAGTTATGAGGAGGAGAGGGTAGAAAAGGCCATTGCCGCTGTAGCACAGGAATTGGGTAACCGTCAGGTGTATACCTGGGATTTTGTAGATGGGTATCAGGATAATCCCAACAATGCCAATTTTGCCCGACGTAACCCCCTACAAGCATTGGAATTCGTGGAGAAGGTAAAGGGGGGAGGGGTTTTTATCCTAAGAGACTTCCACCGTTTTTTGGAGGATATCTCCATTTCTCGCAAGTTACGCAATCTTTCTCGCCTGCTTAAGTCCCAGCCTAAGAACATTGTAGTGATAGCCCCGGAAGTAAACATACCCACCGAGTTACAAGAAGCCTTCACAGTGGTAGAATTCGCCTTGCCCACACCAGAGGAAATCAAGGCGGAGATTATACGGCTAACAGCGGCTATTGGGCAGTCTGTCAATGAACAGTTTTTAGCAGAATTGGTGCGTTCGGCACAAGGGTTATCCATGGAAAGAATAAGGAGAGTCTTGACAAAGGCAATTGCCCAAAATGGGGAAATTCTGCCGGAGGATGTGGAATTAATCCTAGAGGAGAAGAAACAGTCTATCCGTCAGACTCAAATCCTCGACTACTATCATACCAAGGAACAAATCTCCGATATTGGGGGTTTGGATAATCTCAAGGAGTGGTTGTTACGAAGAGGAGGGGCATTTAGTGAAGCCGCACGCGCCTATGGGTTACCTTATCCTCGAGGCTTGTTACTGGTAGGCATCCAAGGCACTGGTAAATCCCTTACTGCCAAAGCCATTGCCCACCATTGGCATTTACCCCTTTTGCGACTAGACGTGGGGAGACTGTTTGGCGGCTTGGTGGGGGAATCAGAGTCTCGCACCCGTCAGATGATTCAAATTGCCGAAGCTTTGTCTCCCTGTGTGTTGTGGATAGACGAGATTGACAAAGGCTTTGCCGGTGTGGAAGGCAAAGGCGACTCCGGCACAGCTGCTAGGGTTTTTGGTACTTTTATAACATGGCTGGCAGAAAAACAAAGCCCAGTATTTGTTGTCGCCACTGCCAACAACGTGGAAAATCTTCCCCCCGAGATTCTAAGAAAAGGAAGATTTGACGAAATCTTCTTTGTCGGCTTACCCACCCAGGCAGAAAGGGAAGCTATTTTCACAGTCCATTTGAACCGACTACGCCCCCATAGTATCCATAACTATGATATAAAACGGCTGGCATATGAGACCCCTGAATTTTCCGGTGCAGAAATTGAACAAACTATTATCGAAGCCATGCATCTAGCCTTCAGTCAAAACCGCGACTTTACCACCGAAGATATATTAACGGCCGCCAGTGAAATTGTACCCCTTGCCCGCACCGCCAGACAACAAATCGAATCCCTCCAGAGATGGGCTGCCGAGGGTAAAGTGCGCCTTGCTTCCCGTCGCAGCACCTAA